In Robbsia sp. KACC 23696, a single window of DNA contains:
- a CDS encoding sigma-54 dependent transcriptional regulator, with the protein MATILIIDDDDGFREGLAETVQDLGYSPFEARSGDDAFEQLRERPAPDCIFLDFRLPGADGLVVLETLRKKPGLQTVPVVMLTAHATSDNTIGAMRLGAFEHLTKPVGRDEIAALLKRILSVRVDTPTTRVFADEARSDEPQLLGVSEAMREVQKRLGRAAVGNSTVLITGETGTGKEIAARVLHRASARASGPFVAVNCAAIPDDLLESELFGHGKGAFTGAKGDRRGRVEEAHGGTLFLDEVGDMPLPMQAKLLRVLQERQITPLGTNRVVTVDVRVAAATHRDLVAMVEAGTFRQDLLFRLNVIPLHLPPLRERVADILPLAEHFLAGAPVGIARKHLSADAQRLLATFTWPGNVRELANAIERASALAPAQVLTRDDFAFLATTRDSADDAIPPALLDLPLPQAVAQLERALIVRALSASRGNRAEAARRLGISRQSLYTRMSVLGMSEAST; encoded by the coding sequence ATGGCGACCATCCTGATCATCGACGATGACGACGGTTTCCGCGAAGGCCTCGCGGAAACCGTGCAGGACCTCGGCTATTCGCCGTTCGAAGCCCGCTCAGGCGACGATGCGTTTGAGCAGTTGCGCGAGCGTCCTGCACCCGACTGCATCTTTCTCGACTTCCGCTTGCCAGGCGCGGATGGCCTCGTCGTGTTGGAAACGCTGCGCAAAAAGCCGGGGCTACAGACCGTGCCGGTCGTGATGCTCACCGCGCACGCTACGAGCGACAACACCATCGGCGCGATGCGACTCGGCGCTTTCGAGCACCTCACCAAGCCGGTCGGACGAGACGAGATTGCGGCACTGCTCAAGCGCATTCTGTCGGTCCGCGTCGACACGCCCACCACGCGCGTGTTCGCTGATGAGGCACGATCCGATGAGCCGCAACTGCTCGGGGTGAGCGAGGCCATGCGTGAGGTGCAGAAGCGCCTCGGCCGCGCGGCTGTCGGAAATTCGACGGTGCTGATTACCGGCGAAACGGGAACAGGCAAGGAAATCGCGGCGCGCGTACTGCATCGTGCGTCGGCGCGCGCGAGCGGTCCGTTTGTCGCGGTGAACTGTGCGGCCATTCCCGACGATCTACTCGAAAGCGAACTCTTTGGGCACGGCAAAGGCGCGTTCACGGGCGCAAAGGGCGACAGGCGAGGGCGCGTCGAGGAGGCGCATGGCGGCACGCTCTTTCTCGATGAGGTAGGCGACATGCCGCTTCCCATGCAAGCCAAGCTCCTGCGTGTGCTCCAGGAGCGGCAAATCACGCCGCTGGGCACGAACCGGGTCGTTACGGTCGACGTGCGCGTGGCGGCCGCCACGCATCGCGATCTCGTTGCGATGGTCGAGGCGGGCACGTTCCGGCAGGACCTGCTGTTTCGCCTGAATGTGATTCCGTTGCATCTGCCGCCGTTGCGCGAGCGCGTGGCCGATATCCTGCCGCTCGCCGAGCATTTCCTTGCTGGCGCACCGGTCGGGATCGCGCGCAAACATCTTTCAGCCGATGCACAGCGCCTGCTAGCGACCTTCACCTGGCCGGGCAATGTCCGTGAGTTGGCCAATGCAATCGAGCGGGCAAGCGCGCTCGCTCCCGCTCAGGTACTGACGCGCGATGACTTCGCGTTTCTGGCCACGACCCGAGATAGCGCAGATGACGCGATTCCTCCGGCGCTGCTCGACCTTCCCCTGCCACAAGCGGTGGCACAACTGGAGCGCGCGCTGATCGTTCGTGCGCTGTCAGCATCGCGCGGCAATCGCGCCGAGGCGGCGCGGCGGCTTGGCATCAGCCGCCAGTCCCTTTACACGCGCATGTCGGTGCTGGGTATGTCCGAGGCTTCCACGTAA
- a CDS encoding arsenic transporter, whose protein sequence is MNPIFFSWGIALAATAGVILRPFRWPEAIWAVTGALMLVALGLLPAHLAWQAIGKGMDVYLFLIGMMLLSELGRREGLFDWVAVHAVNFAKGSPCKLFLLIYLVGVVVTTFLSNDAAAVVLTPAVFAAAKKAQTKPLPLLYVCAFIANAASFVLPISNPANLVLYANHTPALGLWVARFALPSVLSIVATFVMLRWTQRANLRDTCARDLLVEPLSTNGKLTLASMGVTAIALLVVSALDLQLGLPTAVLGILTALVVLIKERQSPVELVSEISWSVLPLVAGLFVLVEVLDHTGVIRELSAFLRQANQQNQPMTAAASGFVIAFGSNAINNLPAGLIASATALQAHSPQRVIDALLIGVDLGPNLSITGSLATILWLSSIRREGEEVSFMQFLKVGVVVMLPALVLALGSRLLTGH, encoded by the coding sequence ATGAATCCGATTTTTTTTTCATGGGGCATTGCGCTCGCCGCGACTGCCGGCGTCATCTTGCGGCCTTTTCGCTGGCCCGAAGCGATCTGGGCCGTGACCGGCGCCCTGATGCTCGTCGCGCTCGGGCTGCTTCCAGCCCATCTTGCATGGCAAGCGATCGGCAAGGGCATGGACGTCTATCTGTTCCTTATCGGCATGATGCTGCTTTCGGAACTGGGACGTCGTGAAGGCTTGTTCGACTGGGTGGCGGTGCACGCCGTCAATTTCGCGAAGGGATCGCCTTGCAAGCTCTTTCTTCTGATCTATCTCGTGGGCGTCGTCGTGACGACCTTTCTGTCGAACGATGCAGCCGCGGTCGTCCTCACCCCCGCAGTGTTTGCTGCCGCCAAAAAGGCACAAACAAAGCCGCTACCCTTGCTCTACGTCTGCGCGTTCATCGCGAATGCGGCCAGCTTCGTCCTGCCAATCTCGAACCCCGCGAACCTCGTGCTCTATGCGAATCACACGCCGGCGCTCGGTCTTTGGGTCGCGCGCTTCGCCTTGCCTTCTGTGCTGTCGATCGTCGCCACTTTCGTGATGTTGCGCTGGACCCAGCGTGCCAATCTCCGCGATACCTGCGCGCGCGACCTGCTGGTCGAACCGCTCAGCACAAACGGCAAACTGACGCTGGCGAGCATGGGCGTCACGGCGATCGCATTGCTGGTCGTCTCGGCGCTCGATCTGCAACTCGGTCTGCCCACTGCGGTTCTCGGCATTCTCACGGCGCTGGTCGTGTTGATAAAGGAGCGCCAGTCACCCGTGGAGTTGGTCAGCGAAATATCGTGGAGCGTCTTGCCGCTCGTCGCGGGCCTCTTCGTGCTAGTCGAAGTGCTGGATCATACCGGTGTCATCCGCGAACTCTCGGCGTTTCTGCGGCAGGCAAACCAACAGAATCAGCCGATGACGGCGGCCGCTTCCGGTTTCGTTATCGCGTTCGGAAGCAATGCGATCAACAACCTGCCTGCCGGACTGATCGCCAGCGCGACCGCTTTGCAGGCGCACAGTCCTCAGCGCGTCATCGACGCACTGCTGATCGGCGTGGACCTCGGCCCGAATCTTTCGATCACCGGCTCGCTCGCGACGATCCTCTGGCTCTCGTCGATTCGACGGGAAGGCGAGGAAGTGAGCTTCATGCAGTTTCTGAAGGTCGGCGTCGTGGTCATGCTTCCCGCGCTCGTCCTGGCGCTCGGCAGCCGGCTCCTGACCGGACATTGA
- a CDS encoding metallophosphoesterase, giving the protein MLSWVHFGDLHASNDDGHESLNHLKSMIGLVNRHLSDRVDFALLPGDNANNGSPEQFRRIVDEVQALKLPLHAIPGDHDYEPRNLDVPATTANYRLPLTVTARTADGRSGEDTVALPAAGHADKHFKHHPALGADAYAVEAWPEHGIVGSQLGPNKSGRHW; this is encoded by the coding sequence ATGTTGAGCTGGGTACACTTCGGCGACCTGCATGCGTCGAACGACGACGGCCATGAAAGCCTCAACCATCTGAAGTCGATGATCGGGCTGGTCAATCGCCATTTGTCGGACCGTGTCGATTTCGCTTTACTGCCAGGCGACAATGCGAACAACGGCTCGCCCGAGCAGTTTCGACGGATTGTCGATGAAGTGCAGGCGTTGAAGCTGCCGCTCCACGCGATTCCCGGTGACCACGACTACGAGCCGCGCAACCTTGACGTGCCTGCTACCACTGCGAATTATCGGCTGCCGTTGACGGTGACTGCCCGCACCGCTGACGGGCGAAGCGGCGAAGATACCGTCGCACTGCCGGCCGCAGGCCACGCGGACAAGCACTTCAAGCATCACCCGGCGCTCGGCGCCGATGCGTATGCGGTCGAAGCGTGGCCGGAGCACGGCATCGTTGGCTCGCAGCTCGGGCCCAACAAGAGCGGACGCCATTGGTGA
- a CDS encoding DMT family transporter, whose protein sequence is MSGAWIYPFIILGGILQAAGAPINGELKGTLINPWLASSVSFLLVTFLAIAAFWIQPTPLPTLDDLRSMKWWAPLGGIVGAVAVFAGLTLVQKVGVGTLNGLTICANLVASVVIDHFGLIGVAEHPLGWMRALGTLLMMAGVALVIRF, encoded by the coding sequence ATGAGCGGCGCGTGGATTTATCCCTTCATCATCCTGGGCGGCATTCTTCAGGCTGCGGGCGCTCCGATCAACGGCGAACTCAAAGGTACGCTTATCAATCCGTGGCTTGCGTCGAGCGTGTCGTTCCTGCTCGTCACGTTCCTTGCCATCGCCGCGTTCTGGATTCAGCCGACACCGTTGCCGACACTCGATGACCTGCGCAGCATGAAATGGTGGGCTCCGCTTGGCGGCATCGTCGGGGCCGTCGCGGTGTTTGCCGGTCTGACGCTCGTGCAGAAAGTGGGTGTCGGCACGCTCAATGGATTGACCATTTGCGCCAACCTAGTTGCATCGGTTGTAATCGACCATTTCGGTCTAATCGGTGTGGCCGAGCATCCGCTGGGCTGGATGCGCGCGCTCGGCACATTGCTGATGATGGCGGGCGTCGCGCTTGTCATACGCTTCTGA
- a CDS encoding diguanylate cyclase has product MKKLQSRPNFSLGDYNQLQLLISAACHALGYSSAALYEQKSESLQIIDVLSSQSDVFVNKIASSLSATLKNPGIEKSNGALFEITFEDIDSQGGERRECKSLAAIIIDSVTKKKFWLIFSSQFNKTKNASKNTFLYLLPKIVLLLRSLFTKPRAHMIRVEEKPLDPRISLLQSAVLNARDAILITCAEPIDEPGPVIVYCNPAFTKTTGYEIDEVVGKNPRILQGPATDPTALAKLRDALEHWRPIEIELLNYRKDGTEFWVELSIVPVSDAYGWFTHWVSIQRDITDRKKHERDAITLLETLKDREVLEATLAERIKSERALYHAATHDHLTGLYNRSYFSEFLQNFLKKNEGKKIISGLILFMDLDDFKSINDKFGHAAGDVFLLQFVKRLLSCLPSGCVAARFAGDEFVVFVNNVSDSASARQIANKIILANSVPLGDNFHGKRISASIGGAFLSVNSTAEDVLNKADAAMYVSKRKNKGSFYIHDI; this is encoded by the coding sequence ATGAAAAAACTGCAGTCGCGTCCAAATTTTTCTCTCGGGGACTACAATCAATTACAGCTATTGATATCTGCCGCATGCCACGCCTTGGGTTATTCCAGCGCTGCGCTTTATGAGCAAAAAAGCGAATCATTACAAATAATAGACGTTTTGTCATCGCAATCTGATGTATTCGTTAATAAAATTGCATCTAGCCTCTCAGCTACCCTCAAAAATCCCGGCATTGAAAAGTCTAATGGAGCGTTATTTGAGATCACATTTGAAGACATAGATTCGCAAGGTGGCGAAAGAAGGGAATGCAAAAGTCTAGCTGCAATAATAATTGATTCTGTTACGAAAAAGAAATTCTGGCTTATTTTTTCGTCACAGTTTAATAAAACAAAAAATGCATCCAAGAACACGTTTCTATATCTATTACCAAAAATAGTTTTACTCCTTCGCAGCCTATTTACGAAACCTCGCGCGCACATGATACGTGTTGAGGAAAAACCGCTTGATCCAAGAATATCTTTGCTGCAATCCGCCGTGCTAAACGCCAGAGATGCTATTTTAATTACATGTGCAGAGCCGATCGATGAGCCAGGTCCGGTAATAGTTTATTGCAATCCCGCCTTTACAAAAACTACGGGATATGAAATAGACGAGGTAGTAGGAAAAAATCCACGTATATTGCAAGGTCCGGCTACGGACCCGACGGCTCTCGCAAAACTTCGAGATGCATTGGAACATTGGCGGCCGATTGAAATAGAACTTTTGAACTATCGCAAGGATGGCACCGAATTTTGGGTGGAACTGAGCATTGTCCCGGTATCTGACGCATATGGCTGGTTTACGCACTGGGTTTCAATTCAACGCGACATTACAGATAGAAAAAAACATGAACGCGACGCGATTACTTTGCTCGAAACGTTAAAGGACCGCGAAGTGTTGGAAGCCACGCTTGCGGAACGGATTAAATCCGAGCGCGCGCTCTATCATGCTGCGACACACGATCATTTGACTGGCTTATACAACCGATCGTATTTTAGCGAATTTCTGCAGAATTTTTTAAAGAAAAATGAAGGAAAAAAAATTATTTCTGGTCTTATTTTATTTATGGATCTTGATGATTTTAAATCCATAAATGATAAATTTGGGCATGCTGCTGGGGATGTTTTTTTACTACAATTTGTAAAAAGACTTTTATCATGCCTACCTTCCGGATGTGTAGCTGCCCGATTTGCCGGGGACGAATTTGTAGTGTTTGTCAATAATGTTTCTGATTCAGCCAGCGCCCGTCAAATTGCGAATAAAATCATTCTCGCCAACTCCGTTCCACTTGGGGACAACTTCCATGGAAAAAGAATCTCTGCGAGTATCGGCGGAGCTTTTCTTTCAGTAAATAGTACTGCAGAGGATGTTTTGAATAAAGCTGATGCGGCGATGTACGTATCAAAGCGAAAAAATAAGGGGTCCTTTTATATCCATGACATTTAG
- a CDS encoding HAMP domain-containing sensor histidine kinase yields the protein MPRPSFSTQLLTLWILIAVLCGLLSVAVWLMLSSALSERVMAAKQQAAAACTAVASRYDLSMQRSGETNIDLMHAVLDLVLIQTDGVEGGFWTSDPPSKAPNGFIAYAFPTYGGSGVKRDIPEAETPLILRALKSEVSARQLEAEIVSNGTNAVLAVACPVPRHTNLLAWTLTRARPPLGPYRERATAILAGALAVIVVLALFLALTLKRWRQNLTRLEHALAPDGGFEQGKRLERFGERDLDPIVDALNRYGARIDRLKHDADALNRQLAQAERFSTLGKMAAQIAHEIRNPAGAMRLKAENALAGDGARREAALRTIIEQVGRIELQVTSLLALTQSVTIHAREVDLRAWLDDIVHTHESRAESRRVTLGAEVAPSPTQPAFDPAQMARALDNLLVNALRHTPSGGRVMVRAYGTAAEDCERLRLEVIDNGPGVNPVEREWIFEPFVTSRPDGSGLGLAVVREIASAHGGRAYLAEDSNLTRFVIDLPWRPS from the coding sequence ATGCCGAGACCGTCGTTTTCCACTCAGCTTCTCACGCTCTGGATTCTCATCGCCGTGCTGTGCGGTCTGCTGAGCGTCGCGGTATGGCTCATGTTGTCGTCAGCGCTGAGCGAGCGCGTCATGGCCGCAAAGCAGCAGGCGGCGGCCGCCTGCACCGCCGTAGCATCGCGCTATGACCTGTCGATGCAGCGCTCGGGCGAAACCAACATCGATCTGATGCACGCGGTGCTCGATCTCGTGCTGATTCAGACCGATGGCGTCGAAGGCGGCTTCTGGACCAGCGACCCGCCTTCGAAGGCGCCCAATGGCTTCATAGCCTACGCATTTCCTACCTACGGAGGCAGCGGCGTCAAACGCGATATTCCAGAAGCCGAGACCCCACTTATTCTTCGCGCGCTGAAGAGCGAAGTGAGTGCCCGACAGTTGGAGGCCGAGATCGTGTCGAACGGAACGAACGCTGTGCTCGCGGTCGCCTGTCCGGTGCCACGTCACACTAACCTGCTCGCATGGACGCTCACGCGCGCCCGCCCGCCGCTTGGACCCTACCGCGAGCGCGCTACGGCGATTCTGGCGGGCGCGCTCGCCGTCATCGTCGTGCTCGCGCTATTTCTGGCGCTGACGCTCAAGCGATGGCGTCAGAACCTCACACGGCTGGAACATGCGCTCGCTCCGGACGGCGGATTTGAGCAAGGCAAGCGGCTCGAGCGCTTCGGCGAGCGCGATCTCGACCCGATCGTCGACGCGCTCAACCGCTATGGCGCGCGGATCGATCGACTCAAGCACGATGCCGACGCGCTGAACCGTCAACTCGCGCAGGCCGAGCGATTCAGCACATTGGGGAAGATGGCGGCGCAAATCGCGCACGAGATTCGCAATCCGGCGGGCGCGATGCGACTCAAGGCGGAGAATGCGCTGGCAGGTGATGGTGCACGCCGCGAGGCCGCCTTGAGGACAATCATCGAGCAAGTAGGACGCATCGAGTTGCAGGTGACGAGCCTGCTTGCATTGACGCAATCCGTTACGATCCATGCGCGCGAGGTCGATCTGCGCGCGTGGCTGGACGATATAGTTCATACGCATGAATCGCGCGCCGAAAGCAGGCGTGTTACGCTCGGCGCGGAAGTAGCACCGAGCCCGACGCAGCCGGCTTTCGATCCCGCGCAGATGGCGCGGGCGCTCGACAACCTGCTTGTGAACGCGCTCAGGCATACGCCGTCAGGCGGAAGAGTGATGGTTCGCGCGTATGGCACGGCTGCGGAAGATTGTGAGCGCCTCAGACTGGAAGTCATCGATAATGGTCCGGGCGTAAACCCCGTCGAACGCGAGTGGATCTTCGAGCCATTCGTGACGAGCCGCCCCGACGGATCGGGTCTCGGTCTCGCCGTCGTGCGTGAAATTGCGTCGGCGCACGGAGGCCGTGCTTACCTTGCGGAAGATTCGAACTTGACACGCTTTGTGATCGACTTGCCATGGCGACCATCCTGA
- a CDS encoding DeoR/GlpR family DNA-binding transcription regulator: MLTTQRKKTILEWLTREGQVLAGTLAENFGVSEDTIRRDLRELAAEGLLQRVHGGALPASSAVAAFAERRALESSGKRAIGIAAASMIGPGQIVIIDGGTTSAELVKHIPHTLTATVVTHSPTVAVALADHPSIDVIMIGGKLFKHSIVNVGAAAIEAMSHINADIYFMGVTGVHPTAGLSTGDLEEAYVKRALAARSAETVVLASMDKLNSASAYVIGNLTLAQTIVVEGLNDPVLTAALEVANVCIVPA; the protein is encoded by the coding sequence ATGTTGACCACTCAACGCAAGAAGACAATTCTTGAATGGCTGACCCGAGAGGGGCAGGTGCTGGCGGGTACGCTGGCCGAAAACTTCGGTGTTTCGGAAGACACGATACGACGCGACCTGCGGGAACTGGCTGCGGAAGGATTGCTACAACGTGTGCACGGAGGGGCACTGCCTGCCTCGTCTGCCGTTGCTGCATTCGCAGAAAGACGAGCGTTGGAGTCATCCGGAAAACGGGCGATTGGAATCGCTGCCGCATCCATGATCGGGCCGGGCCAGATCGTTATCATTGACGGAGGAACCACTTCTGCCGAGCTGGTGAAACATATCCCTCACACGTTGACGGCGACTGTCGTTACGCACAGTCCGACAGTCGCCGTCGCGCTGGCCGACCATCCTTCAATTGATGTGATCATGATTGGTGGCAAGCTATTCAAGCATTCGATCGTGAACGTCGGCGCCGCGGCCATCGAGGCGATGTCGCATATCAACGCCGACATTTACTTTATGGGCGTGACCGGTGTTCACCCGACAGCGGGTCTCAGTACGGGCGATCTTGAAGAGGCGTATGTGAAACGTGCGCTTGCAGCACGGTCGGCCGAGACAGTCGTCTTAGCGTCGATGGACAAACTTAATTCGGCGTCGGCATATGTGATAGGCAATTTGACGCTTGCGCAGACGATAGTTGTCGAAGGATTAAATGACCCTGTGCTGACTGCAGCACTGGAGGTTGCCAATGTGTGTATTGTTCCCGCGTGA
- a CDS encoding MFS transporter, whose product MNPQYALEGLNFFMADVQAGIGPFLGVFLQAHGWHPEAIGTVMTLCGIAGMLATPLAGALVDATHHKRGIIIIAGILTTLASLVLWVSHSYWMVAASQILTAVTVAALGPAMAGVTLGIVRANEFDRQFGRNQVANHAGNAVGAALSGGLGWRFGFGAVFVVAVVFGILTVISTLLIRRDAIDHDIARGLQETAPGASNPGHEHASGFRVLLTCRPLLLLAASLAMFHLGNAAMLPLYGLAVVAAHQGDPSAFTAQTVVVAQLVMVVAACFANRLIQRIGFWGVILITFLALPLRGMTGAMFITAWGVWPVQALDGIGAGLQSVAVPALVVRLLQGTGRVNVGLGVVMTVQGVGAALSPALGGLLAQHFGYATAFLVLGAVSTGSLALWLLFGTTLKKACGIIHGTNNDSPLTT is encoded by the coding sequence ATGAACCCCCAGTACGCGCTCGAAGGACTGAACTTCTTCATGGCTGATGTGCAGGCGGGCATCGGGCCGTTCCTTGGCGTCTTTCTTCAGGCGCATGGCTGGCATCCCGAGGCGATCGGCACGGTAATGACCTTGTGTGGTATCGCCGGCATGCTTGCGACCCCTCTGGCAGGCGCTCTCGTCGATGCCACGCACCACAAGCGCGGCATTATTATCATCGCGGGGATATTGACGACGCTTGCATCGCTCGTGCTGTGGGTATCGCATAGTTACTGGATGGTGGCGGCGTCGCAGATCCTCACCGCCGTGACGGTGGCCGCGCTGGGTCCGGCCATGGCCGGCGTGACACTTGGAATCGTGCGCGCGAATGAGTTCGACCGGCAGTTCGGCCGCAATCAGGTGGCCAATCACGCGGGCAACGCGGTCGGCGCGGCGCTGTCGGGCGGGCTCGGATGGCGCTTCGGATTCGGCGCGGTCTTCGTGGTGGCCGTCGTGTTCGGCATCCTCACTGTCATCTCGACGCTGCTGATCCGGCGAGACGCGATCGATCACGACATCGCACGCGGTCTCCAAGAAACGGCGCCTGGCGCGTCGAACCCCGGGCATGAACACGCGAGCGGCTTTCGCGTATTACTGACCTGCCGGCCCTTGCTTCTGCTCGCAGCATCGCTCGCGATGTTCCATCTGGGCAATGCGGCGATGCTACCGCTCTACGGCCTTGCAGTCGTCGCCGCGCATCAGGGCGATCCGAGCGCCTTTACCGCGCAGACCGTCGTGGTCGCACAACTCGTGATGGTCGTCGCGGCCTGCTTTGCGAACCGCCTGATTCAGCGCATCGGTTTCTGGGGGGTGATTCTGATCACCTTCCTCGCGCTGCCGCTGCGTGGCATGACCGGCGCGATGTTCATCACCGCGTGGGGCGTGTGGCCGGTGCAGGCGCTCGACGGCATCGGCGCAGGCTTGCAGAGCGTCGCGGTGCCTGCGCTGGTGGTGCGTCTGTTGCAAGGTACGGGACGGGTGAATGTTGGGCTGGGCGTGGTCATGACCGTGCAGGGAGTCGGCGCGGCATTGAGTCCTGCGCTCGGCGGCCTGCTCGCCCAACACTTTGGCTACGCGACTGCTTTTCTTGTGCTGGGCGCCGTATCGACTGGATCACTGGCGCTGTGGCTGCTCTTCGGCACCACATTAAAGAAAGCTTGCGGCATCATCCACGGCACCAACAACGATTCCCCTCTGACGACATGA
- a CDS encoding NUDIX domain-containing protein, with the protein MTTTKDRVRIIDTTVLSDDWYVLRKTTFDFLRRDGTWQRQSRETYDRGNGATVLLFNRTRQTVILTRQFRLPAFVNGHDGMMIEAAAGLLDNASPEVRIRAEVEEETGYRIHDVQKIFEAYMSPGSVTEKLFFFIAEYDATARVGNGGGVKAEGEDLEVLELALDDALAAVDRGEIVDGKTIMLLQHLALRQLTRQQTR; encoded by the coding sequence ATGACGACAACGAAAGACCGTGTTCGGATCATCGATACGACCGTGCTTTCTGACGACTGGTACGTCCTGAGAAAGACGACTTTTGATTTCCTTCGACGCGACGGCACGTGGCAGCGGCAAAGTCGGGAAACCTACGATCGCGGCAACGGTGCGACTGTGCTGCTGTTCAATCGTACGCGACAGACGGTCATATTGACTCGCCAATTCAGGTTGCCTGCATTCGTGAATGGCCACGATGGAATGATGATCGAGGCCGCAGCCGGCCTGCTTGACAACGCGTCACCGGAAGTGCGTATTCGCGCCGAGGTCGAGGAAGAAACGGGTTATCGCATACACGATGTACAGAAGATATTCGAGGCTTACATGAGTCCCGGATCGGTGACTGAGAAGCTTTTCTTCTTCATCGCTGAATATGATGCAACGGCACGCGTCGGAAATGGCGGTGGAGTCAAAGCCGAAGGCGAAGACCTCGAAGTGCTAGAACTCGCGCTGGACGACGCACTAGCGGCCGTGGATCGTGGTGAAATTGTGGACGGGAAGACCATCATGCTTTTGCAGCATCTTGCGTTACGCCAACTCACCAGGCAACAAACTAGATGA